One stretch of Miscanthus floridulus cultivar M001 chromosome 18, ASM1932011v1, whole genome shotgun sequence DNA includes these proteins:
- the LOC136522619 gene encoding uncharacterized protein isoform X1 translates to MGNTLGVGVGVGIGLGLAVGAAALIQAAGPKIGDEVVASQYQYNTEDIDEYSAERLRDGMSYAKDNAMLIQVPVLGTTKTFWRLSDEATRISRKLALIVRSQHSVCKYLTAPLQVSNVWIGSTGNVKLREVSFTGEGFFSIERVRDDYKHLSRVLELLIMISGGVINKLSPDYKDFLLLLRRDNLTRKDEFLIVNNAALLPMKNRTEVFLMLHDRIVNYLGQKNRAKKKRILYNLPYKNDWLDTAMANAKINQWVVNVKNEYKRTTIDLLRLNRNVRSHLHQYNHDDDIEEILYCEWPMLLIVMENMLHLEGELQDTGIHNKFG, encoded by the exons ATGGGAAACACCCTCGGCGTTGGCGTAGGTGTCGGCATTGGCCTCGGCCTTGCCGTCGGCGCCGCCGCCCTGATCCAG GCTGCTGGACCAAAAATTGGCGACGAAGTGGTGGCTTCTCAGTATCAATACAA CACTGAGGACATCGACGAGTATTCTGCCGAGAGGCTGCGCGACGGGATGAGCTATGCGAAGGACAACGCGATGCTGATCCAGGTGCCGGTGTTAGGAACAACGAAGACATTCTGGCGATTATCTGATGAAGCCACTAGGATTAGCAGAAAACTTGCATTGATAGTGAGGAGCCAGCACTCGGTCTGCAAGTACCTCACTGCTCCTCTGCAGGTGTCCAACGTCTGGATTGGGAGCACTGGGAATGTCAAGCTAAGGGAGGTCAGTTTCACTGGCGAAGGCTTCTTCAGCATTGAGCGTGTGAGAGATGACTACAAGCACCTTTCCAGGGTCCTGGAGCTGTTGATTATGATCTCGGGTGGGGTTATCAACAAATTGTCTCCGGACTACAAGGATTTCCTCTTGCTCTTGAGGAGAGACAACCTTACAAGGAAAGATGAATTCTTGATTGTAAACAATGCTGCCCTGCTGCCCATGAAAAACcg CACTGAGGTCTTCCTGATGCTACACGATAGAATTGTCAATTATCTTGGTCAGAAAAACCGAGCAAAGAAGAAGAGAATACTGTACAATCTCCCCTACAAGAACGACTGGTTGGATACTGCCATGGCAAATGCAAAGATCAACCAGTGGGTTGTAAATGTTAAAAACGAGTACAAAAGGACCACAATCGATCTACTGCGGCTCAACAGAAATGTAAGAAGCCACTTGCATCAATACAACCACGATGACGATATTGAGGAAATTCTGTATTGTGAATGGCCCATGCTGCTCATTGTCATGGAGAACATGTTACACTTGGAAGGTGAGCTCCAAGACACTGGCATCCATAACAAGTTCGGCTAG
- the LOC136522619 gene encoding uncharacterized protein isoform X2: protein MSYAKDNAMLIQVPVLGTTKTFWRLSDEATRISRKLALIVRSQHSVCKYLTAPLQVSNVWIGSTGNVKLREVSFTGEGFFSIERVRDDYKHLSRVLELLIMISGGVINKLSPDYKDFLLLLRRDNLTRKDEFLIVNNAALLPMKNRTEVFLMLHDRIVNYLGQKNRAKKKRILYNLPYKNDWLDTAMANAKINQWVVNVKNEYKRTTIDLLRLNRNVRSHLHQYNHDDDIEEILYCEWPMLLIVMENMLHLEGELQDTGIHNKFG, encoded by the exons ATGAGCTATGCGAAGGACAACGCGATGCTGATCCAGGTGCCGGTGTTAGGAACAACGAAGACATTCTGGCGATTATCTGATGAAGCCACTAGGATTAGCAGAAAACTTGCATTGATAGTGAGGAGCCAGCACTCGGTCTGCAAGTACCTCACTGCTCCTCTGCAGGTGTCCAACGTCTGGATTGGGAGCACTGGGAATGTCAAGCTAAGGGAGGTCAGTTTCACTGGCGAAGGCTTCTTCAGCATTGAGCGTGTGAGAGATGACTACAAGCACCTTTCCAGGGTCCTGGAGCTGTTGATTATGATCTCGGGTGGGGTTATCAACAAATTGTCTCCGGACTACAAGGATTTCCTCTTGCTCTTGAGGAGAGACAACCTTACAAGGAAAGATGAATTCTTGATTGTAAACAATGCTGCCCTGCTGCCCATGAAAAACcg CACTGAGGTCTTCCTGATGCTACACGATAGAATTGTCAATTATCTTGGTCAGAAAAACCGAGCAAAGAAGAAGAGAATACTGTACAATCTCCCCTACAAGAACGACTGGTTGGATACTGCCATGGCAAATGCAAAGATCAACCAGTGGGTTGTAAATGTTAAAAACGAGTACAAAAGGACCACAATCGATCTACTGCGGCTCAACAGAAATGTAAGAAGCCACTTGCATCAATACAACCACGATGACGATATTGAGGAAATTCTGTATTGTGAATGGCCCATGCTGCTCATTGTCATGGAGAACATGTTACACTTGGAAGGTGAGCTCCAAGACACTGGCATCCATAACAAGTTCGGCTAG